The Deinococcus metalli genome window below encodes:
- the mutS gene encoding DNA mismatch repair protein MutS: MRPQRAQSVLKGTGHGALPPMLEQYVKMRDEVAAQLPHALLLFQVGDFYETFGEDAERAARLLGLALTHKSSKDFSTPMAGIPLRALDGNVEKLLAAGVCVAVADQVEEPGTGLVDRKVTQLLTPGTVTEERHLGVDENYLAAVATGDGYALALLDVSTGEFRCAAFHTRLALYDELSRWRAREVLLAPELAGNGALLADFQARFPVMLSPATFAEEQGRAEVQAALGEVPGTLDTPALVRACGAVLGYARVALQGQLDMVRRVVRFEPGAHMRLADSALRALEVFTPQSPQGVTLMDILCQTRTAGGRRRLRAWLRAPLLDELSIRARLDAVEALTRAADLRAGVRSLLYRAHDLERLAARVATRRATPREVAALARTLDLLPEATRLLDGQAGLLGGVRARLSALPDVVTRIRAALVDDPPIRAGDGGLIRDGFSAELDEVRSGSLAHRAWLAELETTERKRTGIGSLKVSYNAVFGYYLEVTGAHLSKVPADYRQVATLKDRARFTRPDLREREREIARLDAAAARLEALVFTELRDSLAAHAEALAAAAGALSELDVLSALAELAVEGSWVRPHTLPETMIALTQARHPVVERATGGKFVPNDAALDDGRFLLLLTGPNMAGKSTYLRTVAICALLHQIGSFVPADHAHMPVYDAIHTRIGASDDLAGGRSTFMVEMSELAAILHGATARSLVILDEVGRGTSTLDGLAIAQAALEHLHLTRAHTLFATHYFELTRLEAELPGVVNLHVAAEEDARADGGSGLTFYHQVVPGAARHSYGVEVARLAGLPGKVTARAGRLLTALNAGGDDRRLVRELATLDVSRLTPMQALELLHRWQREATGTAEAETAPS; the protein is encoded by the coding sequence ATGCGGCCCCAGCGAGCGCAGAGCGTCCTGAAAGGCACCGGTCACGGCGCCCTGCCGCCCATGCTGGAGCAGTACGTGAAGATGCGGGACGAGGTCGCGGCGCAGCTCCCACACGCGCTGCTGCTGTTCCAGGTGGGCGACTTCTACGAGACCTTCGGGGAGGACGCCGAGCGGGCCGCGCGGCTGCTGGGCCTGGCGCTGACGCACAAGAGCAGCAAGGACTTCAGCACGCCCATGGCCGGCATTCCGCTGCGGGCGCTCGACGGAAACGTCGAGAAGCTGCTTGCGGCGGGCGTGTGCGTGGCGGTGGCGGATCAGGTGGAGGAACCGGGCACGGGGCTGGTCGACCGCAAGGTCACGCAGCTCCTGACGCCGGGCACCGTGACCGAGGAGCGGCACCTGGGCGTGGACGAGAACTACCTGGCAGCCGTGGCGACCGGCGACGGCTACGCGCTGGCGCTGCTGGATGTCAGCACCGGCGAGTTCCGCTGCGCGGCGTTCCACACGCGGCTGGCGCTGTACGACGAGCTGTCGCGCTGGCGGGCGCGCGAGGTGCTGCTGGCGCCGGAACTCGCGGGCAACGGCGCGCTGCTGGCAGACTTCCAGGCGCGCTTCCCGGTGATGCTGTCGCCGGCGACCTTCGCGGAGGAGCAGGGGCGGGCAGAGGTGCAGGCCGCGCTGGGCGAGGTGCCCGGTACCCTGGACACGCCGGCGCTGGTGCGGGCCTGCGGCGCGGTGCTGGGATACGCGCGCGTGGCGCTCCAGGGGCAGCTGGACATGGTGCGCCGCGTGGTGCGCTTCGAGCCGGGCGCGCACATGCGGCTGGCCGACTCGGCGCTGCGCGCGCTGGAGGTGTTCACGCCGCAGTCCCCGCAGGGCGTGACGCTGATGGACATCCTGTGCCAGACGCGCACAGCGGGCGGGCGGCGCCGGCTGCGGGCGTGGCTGCGCGCGCCGCTGCTGGACGAGCTGAGCATCCGCGCGCGGCTGGACGCCGTGGAGGCCCTGACGCGCGCGGCGGACCTGCGCGCCGGCGTGCGCTCGCTGCTGTACCGCGCGCACGACCTGGAGCGGCTGGCGGCGCGGGTGGCGACCCGCCGCGCCACGCCGCGCGAGGTGGCGGCCCTGGCCCGGACGCTGGACCTGCTGCCCGAGGCGACCCGGCTGCTGGACGGCCAGGCCGGGCTGCTGGGCGGGGTGCGGGCGCGGCTCTCGGCGCTGCCGGACGTTGTGACGCGCATCCGGGCGGCGCTGGTGGACGACCCGCCCATCCGCGCGGGCGACGGCGGCCTGATCCGCGACGGCTTTTCTGCCGAGCTGGACGAGGTGCGCAGCGGCTCGCTGGCCCACCGGGCGTGGCTGGCCGAGCTGGAGACCACCGAGCGTAAGCGCACCGGGATCGGCTCGCTGAAGGTCAGCTACAACGCGGTGTTCGGGTACTACCTGGAGGTGACGGGAGCGCACCTGTCGAAGGTGCCGGCCGACTACCGGCAGGTGGCGACCCTGAAGGACCGCGCGCGCTTCACGCGGCCCGACCTGCGCGAGCGCGAGCGCGAGATCGCGCGGCTGGACGCGGCGGCGGCGCGGCTGGAGGCCCTGGTCTTCACGGAGCTGCGCGACTCGCTCGCGGCCCACGCCGAGGCGCTCGCGGCGGCAGCCGGGGCGCTGTCGGAACTCGACGTGCTGTCGGCGCTGGCGGAACTCGCGGTGGAGGGCTCGTGGGTGCGGCCCCACACGCTGCCGGAGACCATGATCGCGCTGACGCAGGCGCGGCACCCGGTGGTGGAGCGCGCCACCGGCGGCAAATTCGTGCCGAACGACGCGGCGCTGGACGACGGCCGCTTCCTGCTGCTGCTGACCGGGCCGAACATGGCGGGCAAGAGCACGTACCTGCGCACCGTGGCAATCTGCGCGCTGCTGCACCAGATCGGGTCATTCGTGCCGGCCGACCACGCGCACATGCCGGTGTACGACGCCATCCACACCCGCATCGGCGCGTCGGACGATCTGGCGGGGGGCCGCTCGACCTTCATGGTCGAGATGAGCGAGCTGGCCGCCATCCTGCACGGCGCCACCGCCCGCAGCCTGGTGATCCTGGACGAGGTGGGGCGCGGCACCAGCACGCTCGACGGCCTCGCCATCGCGCAGGCGGCGCTGGAGCACCTGCACCTCACGCGGGCGCACACCCTCTTCGCCACGCACTACTTCGAGCTGACACGCCTGGAGGCGGAACTGCCGGGCGTGGTGAACCTGCACGTGGCCGCCGAGGAGGACGCCCGCGCGGACGGCGGCAGCGGCCTGACCTTCTACCACCAGGTCGTACCCGGCGCGGCGCGGCACAGTTACGGCGTGGAGGTCGCGCGGCTGGCGGGGCTGCCGGGCAAGGTCACGGCCCGTGCGGGACGCCTGCTGACGGCCCTGAACGCGGGCGGCGACGACCGCCGGCTGGTGCGGGAACTCGCCACGCTGGACGTGTCGCGCCTGACGCCCATGCAGGCGCTGGAGCTGCTGCACCGCTGGCAGCGCGAGGCGACCGGGACGGCGGAAGCCGAAACTGCCCCCTCCTGA
- a CDS encoding alpha-hydroxy acid oxidase, producing the protein MPTPDLPYLNLREMEAAAAEVLSPAALAYYAGGANDEVTLRANRDGYAALRLRPRMLVDVSAIDTSTTVLGLPLDFPVGIAPCALHGLVHPEAEVATARAAAQTGSVMALSTMSHRTIEDVAHAAPGRLWFQLYLYRDRSVSRALIRRAEAAGARALVLTVDAPVLGRREAIIRTPVRVAPGTVLPNVGPRTPGSEGLDDLSYFDTLLDPALSWADLAWLRAQTTLPIIVKGLLTAEDAALAVEHGCHVWVSNHGGRQLDTAVTALDALPEIAHAVAGRAEIYLDGGVTRGTDVLKALALGAAAVFVARPALYGLALAGEGGVRHTLDLLRDELRLAMALCGKTRIADLGPDLIWRG; encoded by the coding sequence ATGCCGACACCTGACCTGCCGTACCTGAACCTCCGCGAGATGGAGGCCGCCGCGGCGGAGGTGCTGTCGCCCGCCGCGCTCGCATACTACGCCGGCGGCGCGAACGATGAGGTGACGCTGCGCGCCAACCGCGACGGCTACGCCGCGCTGCGCCTGCGCCCGCGCATGCTGGTGGACGTCTCGGCCATCGACACCTCGACCACCGTGCTGGGCCTGCCGCTGGACTTCCCGGTTGGGATCGCTCCATGCGCGCTGCACGGGCTGGTGCACCCCGAGGCCGAGGTCGCCACTGCCCGCGCCGCCGCGCAGACAGGCAGCGTGATGGCCCTGAGCACCATGAGCCACCGTACCATCGAGGACGTCGCGCACGCCGCGCCCGGCCGGCTGTGGTTCCAGCTGTACCTGTACCGCGACCGCAGCGTGAGCCGCGCCCTGATCCGGCGGGCCGAGGCGGCCGGCGCGCGCGCCCTGGTGCTGACCGTGGACGCCCCGGTCCTGGGCCGCCGCGAGGCGATCATCCGCACGCCGGTGCGCGTCGCGCCGGGCACGGTGCTGCCGAATGTCGGCCCGCGCACACCCGGCAGCGAGGGCCTGGACGACCTGAGCTACTTCGACACCCTGCTCGACCCGGCCCTGAGCTGGGCCGACCTGGCGTGGCTGCGCGCACAGACGACCCTGCCCATCATCGTCAAGGGCCTGCTCACTGCCGAGGACGCCGCCCTGGCAGTGGAGCACGGCTGCCACGTGTGGGTCAGCAACCACGGTGGCCGGCAGCTCGACACCGCCGTGACCGCACTGGACGCGCTGCCCGAGATCGCACACGCCGTGGCGGGCCGCGCCGAGATCTACCTGGACGGCGGCGTGACGCGCGGCACCGACGTCCTCAAGGCGCTGGCGCTGGGCGCGGCCGCCGTGTTCGTCGCCCGCCCGGCGCTGTACGGCCTGGCCCTGGCCGGCGAGGGCGGCGTGCGCCACACCCTGGACCTCCTGCGCGACGAGCTGCGGCTGGCGATGGCCCTGTGCGGCAAGACTCGCATTGCCGACCTGGGGCCGGACCTGATCTGGCGCGGGTAA
- a CDS encoding aminotransferase-like domain-containing protein, translating to MSPVLKSVQTTLAEGVIELGVGHPTLDLLPLDFMREAAAHRFAQGDPSFLQYGAEWGDGALRTELAAFLTGQYAFPVDPQELFISGGVSQALDLICAMFTQPGDTIIVEDPTYFLALDIFRGHRLKIVSVPVDAHGLDVDTLAALVQQHRPRLVYIIPTHQNPTGATLTAERREALVRLAQEHDFLVVADEVYHLLTYGDPPPPSLAAHVGTGQVLSLGSFSKILAPGTRLGWISARADRLETLARNGMVASGGGFSPLGSAVIRSMLELGLLARYVQGLRDTFRERAAALTDALRSLPVTFQVPQGGYFVWVTLPDGLDSAALLERAVREGVRYQPGNRFSPDHTQGDRARLCFAYYAEAELRDGAARLGRAIEASRPGSHADT from the coding sequence ATGAGCCCGGTTCTGAAAAGCGTCCAGACCACCCTGGCCGAGGGCGTGATCGAGCTGGGCGTGGGGCACCCCACGCTGGACCTGCTGCCGCTGGACTTCATGCGGGAGGCCGCCGCGCACCGCTTCGCGCAGGGCGATCCGTCGTTCCTGCAATACGGCGCCGAGTGGGGTGACGGCGCCCTGCGCACCGAACTGGCCGCGTTCCTGACCGGCCAGTACGCCTTTCCCGTCGATCCGCAGGAGCTGTTCATCTCCGGCGGGGTGTCGCAGGCGCTCGACCTGATCTGCGCGATGTTCACGCAGCCGGGCGACACGATCATCGTGGAAGACCCCACGTACTTCCTGGCGCTGGACATCTTCCGGGGCCACCGCCTGAAGATCGTGTCGGTGCCGGTGGATGCCCACGGCCTGGACGTGGACACGCTGGCTGCGCTGGTGCAGCAGCACCGTCCGCGTCTGGTGTACATCATCCCCACCCACCAGAACCCGACCGGCGCCACCCTCACTGCCGAGCGCCGCGAGGCCCTGGTGCGCCTCGCGCAGGAGCATGACTTCCTGGTCGTGGCCGACGAGGTCTATCACCTGCTGACCTACGGCGATCCGCCCCCGCCGTCGCTGGCGGCGCACGTGGGCACCGGGCAGGTGCTCAGCCTGGGGTCGTTCAGCAAGATCCTCGCGCCGGGCACGCGGCTGGGCTGGATCAGCGCGCGGGCGGACCGGCTGGAGACGCTCGCGCGCAACGGCATGGTCGCCAGCGGCGGGGGCTTCAGCCCGCTGGGCAGCGCCGTGATCCGCAGCATGCTCGAACTCGGGCTGCTGGCCCGCTACGTCCAGGGCCTGCGCGACACCTTCCGGGAGCGGGCCGCCGCCCTGACGGACGCGCTGCGCTCCCTGCCGGTCACGTTCCAGGTGCCGCAGGGCGGGTACTTCGTGTGGGTGACCCTCCCGGATGGGCTGGACAGCGCCGCCCTGCTGGAGCGGGCCGTGCGGGAGGGCGTGCGCTACCAGCCGGGCAACCGCTTCAGCCCGGACCACACCCAGGGCGACAGGGCCCGGCTGTGCTTCGCGTACTACGCCGAGGCCGAATTGCGCGACGGGGCCGCGCGGCTGGGCCGGGCCATCGAGGCCAGCCGTCCGGGGAGCCATGCCGACACCTGA
- the speB gene encoding agmatinase: protein MPHYEPADSFETPRFTGVRTFMRLPHVTDLDGVDFAVIGTPFDTGASYRVGARFGPAAIRTASALQRPFNAAQKIRVFDHLSGVDYGDLPTVPGQIEASYDRIVAALTPVVRSGVTPVLLGGDHSVTLAHLRAVSSVHGPLALVHFDSHSDTWDSYFGFQYNHGTPFKRAAEEGILDPSASIQIGMRGPLYDPEDLDVARHLGFEVIDGYELPAFTPESLAERVRARVGDRPVFLTFDVDFVDPAFAPGTGTPEVGGPTSRQALDYVRALHRPGVGGLNLVGCDVVEVLPAYDHGEVTALLAATVAYELITLLALNRRDGRA, encoded by the coding sequence ATGCCCCACTACGAACCCGCCGATTCCTTCGAGACGCCGCGCTTCACCGGCGTGCGGACCTTCATGCGCCTGCCGCACGTGACCGATCTGGACGGCGTGGATTTCGCGGTGATCGGCACGCCCTTCGACACCGGCGCGTCGTACCGCGTGGGCGCCCGCTTCGGCCCGGCCGCGATCCGCACCGCCAGCGCGCTCCAGCGGCCCTTCAACGCCGCGCAGAAGATACGGGTGTTCGACCACCTGTCCGGCGTGGATTACGGCGACCTGCCGACCGTGCCGGGCCAGATCGAGGCGTCGTACGACCGCATCGTGGCCGCGCTGACGCCGGTCGTGCGGTCAGGGGTCACGCCGGTGCTGCTGGGCGGTGACCACAGCGTCACGCTGGCGCACCTGCGCGCGGTGTCCAGCGTGCACGGGCCGCTCGCGCTGGTGCACTTCGACTCGCACAGCGACACCTGGGACTCCTATTTCGGCTTCCAGTACAACCACGGCACGCCCTTCAAGCGCGCTGCCGAGGAGGGCATCCTCGATCCGTCGGCCAGCATCCAGATCGGCATGCGCGGCCCGCTGTACGACCCCGAGGATCTGGACGTGGCCCGCCATCTCGGCTTCGAGGTGATCGACGGCTACGAGCTGCCCGCGTTCACGCCGGAATCCCTGGCCGAGCGCGTGCGGGCGCGGGTGGGCGACCGGCCGGTGTTCCTGACCTTCGACGTGGACTTCGTCGATCCGGCCTTCGCGCCGGGCACCGGCACCCCGGAGGTCGGCGGCCCCACCAGCCGGCAGGCGCTGGACTACGTGCGCGCGCTGCACCGTCCGGGGGTGGGCGGCCTGAACCTCGTCGGCTGCGACGTGGTGGAAGTCCTGCCCGCCTACGACCACGGCGAGGTCACGGCGCTGCTGGCGGCCACCGTCGCCTACGAACTCATCACGCTGCTCGCGCTGAACAGGAGGGACGGGCGCGCATGA